Proteins encoded in a region of the Vitis riparia cultivar Riparia Gloire de Montpellier isolate 1030 chromosome 7, EGFV_Vit.rip_1.0, whole genome shotgun sequence genome:
- the LOC117919239 gene encoding MDIS1-interacting receptor like kinase 1, with amino-acid sequence MVGKNKMQVQALLVLFFFYCCIGCYGRGVEKDEVSVLLSIKRGLVDPLNQLGDWKVEENGVGNGSVHCNWTGVWCNSKGGVERLDLSHMNLSGRVLDEIERLRSLAHLNLCCNGFSSSLPKTMSNLLALRSFDVSQNFFVGGFPVGFGRAPGLTILNASSNNFSGFLPEDLGNLTALEILDLRGSFFQGSIPKSFKNLQKLKFLGLSGNNLTGQIPREIGQLSSLETIILGYNEFEGEIPVELGNLTNLKYLDLAVGNHGGKIPAALGRLKLLNTVFLYKNNFEGEIPPEIGNITSLQLLDLSDNLLSGEIPAEIAKLKNLQLLNLMCNQLSGSVPSGLEWLPELEVLELWNNSLTGPLPNDLGKNSPLQWLDVSSNSFTGGIPPSLCNGGNLTKLILFNNGFSGPIPIGLSTCTSLVRVRMHNNLISGTVPVGFGKLEKLQRLELANNSLTGQIPGDIASSTSLSFIDLSRNRLQSSLPSTILSIPQLQNFMASHNNLEGEIPDQFQDSPSLSVLDLSSNQLTGSIPASIASCEKMVNLNLRNNRLTGQIPKTVATMPTLAILDLSNNSLTGTIPENFGTSPALESLNVSYNRLEGPVPTNGVLRTINPDDLVGNAGLCGGVLPPCSWGAETASRHRGVHAKHIVAGWVIGISTVLAVGVALFGARSLYKRWYSNGSCFTERFEVGNGEWPWRLMAFQRLGFTSADILASIKESNVIGMGATGIVYKAEMPRLNTVVAVKKLWRSETDIETGSSEDLVGEVNLLGRLRHRNIVRLLGFLHNDSDVMIVYEFMHNGSLGEALHGKQGGRLLVDWVSRYNIAIGVAQGLAYLHHDCHPPVIHRDVKSNNILLDANLEARIADFGLARMMVRKNETVSMVAGSYGYIAPEYGYTLKVDEKIDIYSFGVVLLELLTGKRPLDAEFGESVDIVEWVRWKIRDNRALEEALDPNVGNCKYVQEEMLLVLRIALLCTAKLPKDRPSMRDVITMLGEAKPRRKSSSNINGYDINKARPVFSTSPVNGLM; translated from the exons ATGGTGGGGAAGAACAAGATGCAGGTGCAGGCACTTCTGGTGTTGTTCTTCTTCTACTGTTGCATTGGTTGTTATGGTAGGGGGGTTGAGAAGGATGAAGTTTCGGTTTTGTTATCGATTAAGAGGGGTCTTGTTGATCCTTTGAACCAGTTGGGAGACTGGAAAGTGGAGGAAAATGGGGTTGGGAATGGTTCAGTTCACTGTAATTGGACTGGGGTGTGGTGCAACTCTAAAGGAGGTGTTGAGAGGCTTGATCTCTCTCACATGAATCTCAGTGGCCGGGTATTGGATGAGATTGAGCGCCTGCGTAGTCTCGCTCATTTGAACTTGTGCTGCAATGGGTTCTCTTCATCTTTGCCTAAAACCATGTCTAATCTTCTGGCATTGAGGAGCTTTGATGTCAGTCAGAATTTCTTTGTGGGTGGCTTTCCTGTGGGGTTTGGAAGGGCACCTGGATTGACGATTCTGAATGCTTCAAGCAATAATTTCTCGGGTTTTCTTCCTGAGGATCTTGGAAACCTGACTGCACTGGAGATTCTGGATCTCAGAGGGAGTTTCTTCCAAGGCTCAATTCCGAAATCTTTCAAGAACTTGCAGAAGTTGAAGTTTCTTGGCCTTTCAGGGAATAATCTTACAGGCCAAATACCGAGGGAGATTGGGCAGCTTTCATCACTGGAGACTATCATTCTTGGGTACAATGAATTTGAAGGTGAAATCCCTGTGGAGCTTGGGAATCTCACCAATCTCAAGTATCTGGATTTGGCTGTTGGCAACCACGGCGGCAAGATTCCAGCTGCCTTGGGGAGGCTGAAGCTGCTGAACACAGTTTTCttgtataaaaacaattttgaaggCGAGATTCCACCAGAAATTGGCAACATCACTTCACTGCAGTTGCTGGATCTCTCTGATAACCTGTTATCAGGAGAAATTCCAGCTGAGATTGCTAAATTGAAGAATTTGCAGCTGTTGAATCTCATGTGCAACCAGCTTTCAGGTTCAGTTCCTTCTGGGCTTGAATGGTTGCCTGAGTTGGAGGTGCTTGAGCTTTGGAACAACTCCTTGACAGGCCCTTTGCCCAATGATCTTGGTAAGAATTCACCATTGCAGTGGTTGGATGTATCCTCCAATTCATTCACTGGTGGGATCCCTCCAAGTTTGTGCAATGGAGGAAACCTGACTAAGCTCATTCTCTTCAACAATGGCTTCTCTGGTCCGATTCCAATTGGGCTATCAACATGTACCTCATTGGTTCGAGTTAGAATGCATAATAATCTCATTTCTGGGACAGTCCCAGTTGGGTTTGGAAAACTTGAGAAGCTTCAGAGATTAGAGTTGGCGAATAATAGTCTCACTGGCCAAATTCCAGGTGATATTGCGTCTTCTACTTCCCTTTCCTTCATTGATCTCTCCCGGAACCGCCTCCAGTCGTCTCTGCCTTCCACCATTCTTTCCATTCCTCAGTTGCAGAACTTCATGGCCTCACATAATAACTTGGAAGGTGAAATCCCAGACCAGTTCCAGGATTCTCCTTCACTTTCTGTGCTTGACCTGTCATCAAATCAGCTCACTGGAAGCATACCAGCAAGCATTGCTTCATGTGAGAAGATGGTCAATTTGAATCTCCGGAACAATCGGTTAACAGGGCAAATCCCAAAGACAGTTGCCACCATGCCCACATTAGCCATTCTTGATCTCTCCaacaattctctaaccggtacCATACCTGAAAACTTTGGAACTTCTCCAGCCTTAGAATCGCTTAATGTCTCATATAACAGGCTAGAGGGGCCTGTTCCAACGAACGGTGTGCTTCGAACAATAAATCCTGACGATCTCGTGGGCAATGCTGGTCTCTGTGGTGGTGTCCTCCCTCCATGCTCCTGGGGCGCAGAAACTGCGTCAAGACACAGAGGGGTTCATGCAAAGCACATTGTTGCTGGATGGGTCATTGGAATTTCCACAGTTTTAGCTGTTGGGGTTGCACTTTTTGGTGCTCGGTCTCTGTACAAGAGGTGGTATTCAAATGGAAGCTGCTTCACAGAGAGATTTGAAGTGGGCAATGGAGAATGGCCATGGAGACTAATGGCATTCCAGAGACTAGGCTTCACAAGTGCTGACATTCTGGCTTCTATCAAGGAATCAAATGTGATTGGGATGGGAGCCACTGGGATTGTGTACAAAGCTGAGATGCCGAGGCTAAACACAGTTGTTGCAGTCAAGAAGCTATGGAGGTCAGAAACCGATATTGAAACTGGGAGCAGTGAAGATCTAGTGGGGGAAGTGAACCTCCTAGGGAGGCTAAGGCATCGAAACATTGTCCGGCTATTGGGTTTTCTTCATAATGATAGTGATGTGATGATAGTCTATGAGTTTATGCACAATGGCAGCCTAGGAGAAGCCTTACATGGAAAACAAGGAGGGAGGCTGCTGGTAGACTGGGTTTCTCGATACAATATAGCAATTGGGGTAGCCCAAGGGCTCGCCTATCTCCACCATGACTGTCATCCACCTGTCATTCATCGCGACGTCAAGTCAAATAACATACTGCTTGATGCAAATCTTGAGGCAAGAATTGCGGATTTCGGATTGGCGAGGATGATGGTCAGGAAGAATGAGACAGTTTCCATGGTGGCTGGATCATATGGATACATTGCTCCTG AATATGGATATACTTTGAAGGTTGATGAGAAGATCGACATCTACAGCTTTGGAGTGGTACTGCTGGAGCTTCTAACCGGAAAAAGGCCATTAGATGCTGAGTTTGGGGAATCAGTGGACATAGTAGAATGGGTTAGGTGGAAGATTAGGGACAACAGAGCCTTAGAAGAAGCTCTAGACCCCAATGTAGGAAACTGCAAATACGTTCAAGAAGAGATGCTTTTGGTCCTGAGGATAGCCCTTCTTTGCACTGCTAAGCTCCCCAAGGACAGGCCCTCCATGAGGGATGTGATAACAATGCTTGGGGAGGCAAAGCCAAGGAGGAAAAGCAGTAGCAACATCAATGGATATGACATTAACAAAGCGAGACCAGTGTTCAGCACCTCACCTGTAAATGGCCTTATGTAG
- the LOC117919240 gene encoding auxin-responsive protein IAA11 isoform X2 yields the protein MEGGSGGGVCTSGSMSTVSKEDNLMVSTEVSSYPDEAELELGLGLSLGGGGGGGGVKPQEQGWAQYGRILTAKDFPSTVSSSSSSSSSLSRANRTTVGTKRRADSVAASNNGSQVVGWPPIRAYRMNSLANQSKSPVTEDLNSMVEKSKSTNTMVENTYNGSNNTNGYAKKKGPLNTSFFVKVNMDGIPIGRKVDLSAHSCYETLAKTLEEMFQGPTTTVNAIGSSNENYDAMTESTRPSKLLDGSSDFVLTYEDKEGDWMLVGDVPWGMFLGSARRLRIMRTSDANGLAPRIQERNGRQRSMRI from the exons ATGGAAGGTGGTAGTGGAGGAGGAGTGTGTACAAGTGGGTCGATGTCCACTGTGTCCAAAGAGGACAACTTGATGGTCTCCACTGAGGTTTCTTCATACCCAGATGAAGCAGAGCTTGAGTTGGGCCTTGGATTGAGccttggtggtggtggtggtggtggtggtgtcaAGCCTCAAGAACAGGGGTGGGCTCAGTATGGAAGGATCTTGACTGCTAAGGACTTTCCTTCTACagtttcatcttcatcttcatcatcttcttcactgaGCAGAGCTAATAGAACAACAGTTGGTACCAAGAGAAGAGCTGATTCCGTGGCAGCTTCCAATAATGGCAG TCAGGTTGTGGGATGGCCCCCTATCAGAGCTTATAGGATGAACAGCTTAGCCAACCAGTCAAAATCACCAGTCACTGAAGACTTGAATTCAATGGTTGAGAAAAGTAAAAGTACAAACACGATGGTAGAGAACACTTATAACGGAAGCAACAACACCAATGGTTATGCTAAGAAGAAAGGGCCCCTCAATACTTCGTTCTTTGTGAAAGTGAATATGGATGGAATTCCAATTGGAAGGAAGGTTGATCTGAGTGCTCATAGTTGCTACGAGACATTAGCAAAAACATTGGAGGAGATGTTTCAGGGACCAACCACAACAGTCAATGCAATAG GGTCTAGCAATGAGAATTATGATGCAATGACAGAATCAACAAGACCCTCAAAATTACTGGATGGTTCATCTGACTTTGTGCTCACCTATGAAGACAAGGAGGGAGACTGGATGCTGGTTGGAGATGTTCCTTGGGG GATGTTCCTGGGCTCTGCGAGGAGGCTCAGAATCATGAGGACATCTGATGCTAATGGACTTG CTCCAAGGATCCAAGAAAGAAATGGGAGACAAAGAAGCATGCGAatctaa
- the LOC117919240 gene encoding auxin-responsive protein IAA11 isoform X1, whose amino-acid sequence MEGGSGGGVCTSGSMSTVSKEDNLMVSTEVSSYPDEAELELGLGLSLGGGGGGGGVKPQEQGWAQYGRILTAKDFPSTVSSSSSSSSSLSRANRTTVGTKRRADSVAASNNGSSQVVGWPPIRAYRMNSLANQSKSPVTEDLNSMVEKSKSTNTMVENTYNGSNNTNGYAKKKGPLNTSFFVKVNMDGIPIGRKVDLSAHSCYETLAKTLEEMFQGPTTTVNAIGSSNENYDAMTESTRPSKLLDGSSDFVLTYEDKEGDWMLVGDVPWGMFLGSARRLRIMRTSDANGLAPRIQERNGRQRSMRI is encoded by the exons ATGGAAGGTGGTAGTGGAGGAGGAGTGTGTACAAGTGGGTCGATGTCCACTGTGTCCAAAGAGGACAACTTGATGGTCTCCACTGAGGTTTCTTCATACCCAGATGAAGCAGAGCTTGAGTTGGGCCTTGGATTGAGccttggtggtggtggtggtggtggtggtgtcaAGCCTCAAGAACAGGGGTGGGCTCAGTATGGAAGGATCTTGACTGCTAAGGACTTTCCTTCTACagtttcatcttcatcttcatcatcttcttcactgaGCAGAGCTAATAGAACAACAGTTGGTACCAAGAGAAGAGCTGATTCCGTGGCAGCTTCCAATAATGGCAG CAGTCAGGTTGTGGGATGGCCCCCTATCAGAGCTTATAGGATGAACAGCTTAGCCAACCAGTCAAAATCACCAGTCACTGAAGACTTGAATTCAATGGTTGAGAAAAGTAAAAGTACAAACACGATGGTAGAGAACACTTATAACGGAAGCAACAACACCAATGGTTATGCTAAGAAGAAAGGGCCCCTCAATACTTCGTTCTTTGTGAAAGTGAATATGGATGGAATTCCAATTGGAAGGAAGGTTGATCTGAGTGCTCATAGTTGCTACGAGACATTAGCAAAAACATTGGAGGAGATGTTTCAGGGACCAACCACAACAGTCAATGCAATAG GGTCTAGCAATGAGAATTATGATGCAATGACAGAATCAACAAGACCCTCAAAATTACTGGATGGTTCATCTGACTTTGTGCTCACCTATGAAGACAAGGAGGGAGACTGGATGCTGGTTGGAGATGTTCCTTGGGG GATGTTCCTGGGCTCTGCGAGGAGGCTCAGAATCATGAGGACATCTGATGCTAATGGACTTG CTCCAAGGATCCAAGAAAGAAATGGGAGACAAAGAAGCATGCGAatctaa
- the LOC117919241 gene encoding uncharacterized protein LOC117919241 gives MLGRRLISFLKRSPASPVSSSVKSGEEGEGKGFGRKAVSFVLLTLSGGVALSALDDLTIYYGCTSKAMEKASKNQILIDAIGEPIVRGPWYNASLAVAHKRHSVSCTFPVSGPQGTGIFQLKAVRNGDDTWYSFLRSRDWEILIMEALLHVPANEEKQQTFRISLLDNLSTPAPKACTDCQAQRSEAPEKK, from the exons ATGTTgggaaggaggttgatttcctttCTGAAAAGGTCTCCAGCATCCCCAGTTTCCAG TTCTGTAAAGTCTGGGGAGGAAGGAGAGGGCAAGGGCTTTGGACGTAAGGCAGTGTCTTTCGTCTTGCTTACTCTTTCAGGTGGTGTTGCCTTGAGTGCTCTTGATGACCTTACTATTTATTATGGCTGTACAAG CAAGGCCATGGAAAAAGCCAGCAAGAATCAGATTCTCATAGATGCTATTGGAGAACCTATTGTTAGAGGTCCATGGTACAATGCATCACTTGCAGTGGCTCATAAGAGGCATTCTGTATCTTGCACGTTTCCTGTGTCTGGACCACAAGGCACTGGAATCTTCCAGTTGAAGGCAGTTCGTAATGGAG ATGACACCTGGTATTCATTTTTGCGGTCTCGTGACTGGGAGATTCTAATCATGGAAGCCCTTCTCCATGTCCCTGCGaatgaagaaaaacaacaaaCTTTTCGGATTAGTCTCTTGGACAACCTTTCTACTCCAGCTCCTAAGGCCTGCACTGATTGCCAGGCTCAAAGATCGGAGGCTCCTGAGAAGAAATGA
- the LOC117917491 gene encoding uncharacterized protein LOC117917491: protein MFGCQCFQWSRIAELLPPDTKTFSLPAPIPTWPQGQGFASGVINLGELEVFQISRFEFVWGSNLSQDKKKGVTFYKPVGIPNGFFSLGHYCQSNDQPLQGFVLVAREVACSNPEVAQICNPDKSPPLQKPLDYTLLWSPDDGSEENYDSCGYFWLPQPPEGYEAMGFVVTNKPDRPELDEVRCVRADLTDSCETHHLIFKTISKLSKVPFRVWSLRPCHRGMLGKGIPTGTFFCSSYWSHGEEVNIVCLKNLNPSLHAMPNLDQIHALIKHYGPTIFFHPNEAYLPSSVAWFFKNGALLYKKGESDGQAIDPEGLNLPSGGKNDGEYWIDLPSGDKKRSLKNGNLESAKLYVHVKPASGGTFTDIVMWVFCPFNGPATLKVGLMNIALSKIGQHVGDWEHFTLRISNFTGELWSIYFSQHSGGIWVNACDLEFIEGNKAIVYSSRSGHASFPHPGSYIQGSSKLGIGIRNDAARSNLYVDSSIEYEIIAAGYLGDGVVTEPCWLQYMREWGPTIVYDSRSELDKMINFLPAMVRYSVENIFNKFPLELSGEEGPTGPKEKKNWAGDERW, encoded by the exons ATGTTTGGGTGTCAGTGTTTCCAGTGGAGCAGGATCGCCGAATTGTTGCCGCCGGATACCAAAACATTCTCGCTGCCGGCTCCGATTCCCACATGGCCTCAAG GTCAAGGATTTGCGTCTGGCGTAATCAATCTTGGAGAACTAGAAGTCTTTCAAATATCCAGGTTTGAGTTTGTTTGGGGCAGCAATCTGTCGCAGGACAAGAAAAAGGGTGTTACGTTTTACAAACCAGTGGGAATTCCAAATGGATTTTTCAGCTTGGGTCACTACTGCCAATCGAACGACCAGCCATTGCAAGGATTTGTTCTTGTGGCTAGGGAAGTGGCTTGTTCCAATCCCGAAGTTGCTCAAATTTGCAATCCTGATAAATCTCCACCTCTTCAAAAGCCCCTTGACTATACATTACTTTGGAGTCCAGATGATGGAAGCGAGGAAAATTATGATTCATGTGGTTATTTTTGGCTACCTCAACCTCCTGAGGGTTATGAGGCCATGGGGTTTGTGGTTACCAACAAGCCAGACAGGCCTGAGTTGGATGAAGTGAGATGTGTTCGAGCAGACCTGACAGATTCATGTGAAACTCACCATCttatatttaaaaccatttccAAATTGTCAAAAGTACCATTTCGAGTTTGGAGCTTAAGACCTTGTCACCGGGGAATGCTGGGAAAAGGTATCCCTACAGGAACATTTTTCTGCAGTAGCTACTGGAGCCATGGAGAAGAGGTGAATATTGTGTGCTTGAAGAACTTAAATCCATCTCTACATGCAATGCCAAACCTTGATCAGATTCATGCCCTCATCAAGCACTATGGGCCTACTATTTTTTTCCATCCCAATGAGGCTTACTTGCCGTCTTCTGTTGCATGGTTTTTCAAAAATGGAGCACTGTTGTACAAAAAGGGTGAATCAGATGGTCAGGCAATCGATCCGGAAGGCTTGAATTTGCCAAGTGGTGGGAAAAATGATGGGGAATATTGGATAGACTTACCAAGTGGTGATAAAAAGAGAAGCCTCAAAAATGGAAACTTGGAAAGTGCTAAACTTTACGTCCATGTGAAGCCAGCTTCAGGTGGGACTTTCACTGATATTGTGATGTGGGTCTTTTGCCCCTTCAATGGGCCAGCTACTCTCAAGGTTGGACTCATGAATATTGCCCTTAGCAAGATCGGTCAGCATGTGGGTGACTGGGAACATTTCACCCTCCGTATAAGCAACTTTACTGGAGAGCTCTGGAGTATATATTTCTCACAGCACAGTGGTGGCATATGGGTGAATGCTTGTGATTTGGAGTTCATAGAGGGGAATAAAGCCATTGTTTACTCATCAAGAAGTGGCCACGCAAGCTTTCCTCATCCTGGGAGCTACATTCAAGGTTCGTCAAAGCTAGGGATTGGAATAAGGAATGATGCTGCTAGAAGTAATTTGTATGTGGATTCAAGCATTGAGTATGAAATTATTGCAGCAGGGTATCTTGGAGACGGAGTTGTTACAGAGCCATGCTGGTTGCAGTACATGAGGGAATGGGGTCCAACTATTGTGTATGATTCAAGGTCTGAACTGGATAAGATGATCAACTTTTTACCAGCAATGGTTCGATACTCGGTCgagaatatttttaataagtttcCATTGGAGCTATCTGGGGAAGAAGGGCCAACTGGGccaaaggagaagaaaaactgGGCAGGAGATGAAAGATGGTGA
- the LOC117919094 gene encoding uncharacterized protein LOC117919094 — MLLRSSSTPILGSLLPCHSESPNNNLSDATAKHPPSTIYQAHNKLSLHQTGSLNLSPVSCNSSPISPSVNAGHRGFRRAQSDGNLKGLAYASCNNNDELSAPNLSKKSSKRPSCSMLQTIPSFSFYGLSRMNEEEENDEEEEGEWEELEDNDRERFMAMGDRELTFENIKMMGIRENGSRNVAFEEEKEVVGSEIYFARGPGVSGVDFGGGGGGGGGGDFTPRGSGGESGDRPGVEEYYKRMLEENPSNPLFLRNYAQFLYQSKHDLQAAEEYLCRAILADPRDGEILSQYAKLVWELHRDQDRASSYFERAVQAAPEDSHVQAAYANFLWQTEEDDDDGTCHVDAMPTLLHGEAMASVIS; from the exons ATGCTGCTCAGGAGCTCTTCAACACCTATTCTTGGTTCCCTCCTCCCATGCCATTCAGAAAGTCCTAACAACAACCTTTCTGATGCAACTGCCAAACACCCACCGAGCACCATTTATCAAGCTCATAACAAGCTCTCACTGCATCAGACTGGGTCTTTGAATCTATCCCCAGTTTCTTGTAACTCCTCTCCCATCTCTCCGTCTGTTAATGCTGGCCATAGAGGCTTTCGAAGAGCTCAATCTGATGGGAATTTGAAGGGCCTGGCTTATGCATCTTGCAACAACAATGATGAGCTTAGTGCCCCAAACCTTTCCAAGAAATCTTCGAAAAGACCCAGTTGCTCAATGTTGCAGACTATACCATCTTTCTCATTTTATGGTTTAAGTCGCATGAATGAGGAAGAAGAGAATGATGAGGAAGAAGAGGGAGAGTGGGAAGAGTTGGAAGACAATGATAGAGAGAGATTCATGGCTATGGGAGATAGGGAATTGACCTtcgaaaacataaaaatgatggGCATTAGGGAGAATGGAAGTAGGAATGTGGCTTTTGAAGAGGAAAAGGAGGTGGTTGGTTCAGAAATTTACTTTGCAAGAGGACCTGGTGTGAGTGGTGTTGACTTTGGGGGcggcggtggtggtggtggtggaggggATTTTACTCCAAGAGGCTCTGGTGGGGAGAGCGGCGATAGGCCAGGAGTGGAAGAGTATTACAAGAGGATGTTGGAGGAGAATCCTAGCAACCCTTTGTTTCTGAGGAATTATGCTCAGTTTCTATATCAG TCAAAGCATGATCTCCAAGCAGCGGAGGAATACTTGTGTCGTGCCATTCTGGCAGATCCAAGAGATGGTGAAATCTTGTCTCAGTATGCAAAGCTAGTGTGGGAGCTCCACCGTGACCAAGATAGAGCTTCAAGCTACTTTGAACGGGCCGTTCAAGCTGCCCCTGAAGATAG TCATGTCCAAGCAGCATATGCTAACTTTCTTTGGCAAACAgaggaggatgatgatgatggaacATGTCATGTGGATGCCATGCCAACACTTCTCCATGGAGAAGCCATGGCTTCTGTGATCAGTTGA